ACGTCATCGAGTGGTCGCTGAGCGTCGACAACGTGTTCGTCATCGCGATGATCTTCGCGTCGCTCGGCATCCCGGCGCGCTACCAGCATCGCGTGCTCTTCTGGGGGATCCTCGGCGCGCTCGTCATGCGCGGGCTGATGATCGGCATCGGGGCGCACCTCGTGGCGCGCTACCACTGGGTGCTCTACATCTTCGGCGTCTTCCTCATCGTCACCGCGCTGCGGATGGCGTTCGCCGGGGACGCGGAGGAGGAGGACCCGGCCAACCGGTGGGTGCTGCGCTTCACGCGCCGCCACTTCCGCGTCACGCGCGAGTACCACGGCCAGCACTTCTTCGTGCGCGACGCCGCGGCGGGGCTGATGCTGACGCCGCTGGCGGTGGCGCTGGTGCTGGTGGAGACGACGGACCTGATCTTCGCCGTGGACTCGATCCCGGCGATCTTCGCGATCACGACGGATCCGTTCCTCGTCGCCACGAGCAACGTCTTCGCGATCCTCGGGCTGCGGTCGCTGTACTTCGCGCTGGCGCACGCGATCGACAAGTTCCGCTACCTCAAGTACTCGCTGGCGCTGATCCTCGGGCTGGTGGGGACGAAGATGCTGGTGGCGAAGTGGCTGAAGGAGGCGATCGGGCCGCACTTCAACGCCTACCTGCTGGTGGCGGTGGGGGTGATCCTGGCGGGCGGGGTGGTGGTGTCGATGGTGAAGGCGCGGAGGGAGGAGGGCGTGGTCAGCAATGAGTGACCCTCGGTAGTCGCGTCGCCGCTTCCCCGCGTTCCCTGCGTCCCCCGCCCTACCCCCGCCCCCCGCAGAGCACCGCGTCCGCCCCCGTCGCGCGGCACGTCCGCCGACCCGGCGGGTCCTCCGGCTCGCTGACCACCGCCCGCCGCGGCGCGGCCCAGAGCCTCGGCGCTGCCTCGCCCCCGCCGCGCGAGGCCGAGCCCCAGCGC
The window above is part of the Longimicrobium sp. genome. Proteins encoded here:
- a CDS encoding TerC family protein, with protein sequence MLLIWIGFVAFILLLLALDLGVFHREAHVVRVREAFVWTGVWVVVALVFSTFVYASYEHHWMGLGAGVDGIDGQVNDGKLALVKYLTGYVIEWSLSVDNVFVIAMIFASLGIPARYQHRVLFWGILGALVMRGLMIGIGAHLVARYHWVLYIFGVFLIVTALRMAFAGDAEEEDPANRWVLRFTRRHFRVTREYHGQHFFVRDAAAGLMLTPLAVALVLVETTDLIFAVDSIPAIFAITTDPFLVATSNVFAILGLRSLYFALAHAIDKFRYLKYSLALILGLVGTKMLVAKWLKEAIGPHFNAYLLVAVGVILAGGVVVSMVKARREEGVVSNE